The proteins below come from a single Sander vitreus isolate 19-12246 chromosome 15, sanVit1, whole genome shotgun sequence genomic window:
- the LOC144530130 gene encoding uncharacterized protein LOC144530130 isoform X1 — protein MSNNDLTVSPSLLFPLVRKPRDKITHELESERLESESKMSKTRLGETQDRSRQTKASPQHNSVSLDSYIGRMTSWKCVIQLFLFVFLIMIDLSKEDCYDHFDINNWGEYLNKNVTLVKTKDFKDTMECTLEKKCKLEKGIACDLLNDCFKRFGHFENKTQAGICTGETQNISFYNFMCMTVKAINHTVAGCELDTVCNVYPTPAYTETTTVLPPTRAAATTAATTTTTTTAAAAKTGKLCKWNFI, from the exons ATGTCCAACAATGACCTAACCGTGTCTCCGTCACTTTTATTCCCCCTAGTCAGGAAACCCCGGGATAAAATCACACATGAGTTGGAGAGCGAGCGTCTGGAAAGTGAAAGTAAAATGTCCAAGACTAGACTGGGTGAGACGCAGGATCGGAGCAGACAAACAAAGGCATCACCACAGCACAATAG TGTGAGTCTTGATAGTTACATTGGCAGAATGACATCATGGAAATGTGTGATCCAGCTGTTTCTCTTT GTGTTCCTGATCATGATCGACCTGTCAAAAGAGGACTGTTACGACCATTTCGACATAAACAACTGG GGAGAATATCTGAATAAGAATGTCACCCTCGTAAAAACTAAGGATTTTAAG GACACAATGGAATGTACTTTAGAGAAAAAGTGCAAACTGGAGAAAGGAATAGCATGTGACTTGCTAAATGACTGCTTTAAGAGG TTCGGACATTTTGAAAACAAGACACAGGCCGGAATTTGTACGGGGGAAACTCAGAATATCTCCTTCTATAACTTCATGTGCATGACGGTTAAAGCTATCAACCACACTGTTGCAG GCTGTGAATTAG ACACTGTATGCAATGTGTATCCAACACCAGCATATACTG AAACGACAACAGTGTTGCCACCAACaagagcagcagcaacaacagcagcaacaacaacaacaacaacaacagcagcagcagcaaaaactGGTAAGCTATGTAAATGGAACTTTATATGA
- the LOC144530130 gene encoding uncharacterized protein LOC144530130 isoform X2, with protein MSKTRLGETQDRSRQTKASPQHNSVSLDSYIGRMTSWKCVIQLFLFVFLIMIDLSKEDCYDHFDINNWGEYLNKNVTLVKTKDFKDTMECTLEKKCKLEKGIACDLLNDCFKRFGHFENKTQAGICTGETQNISFYNFMCMTVKAINHTVAGCELDTVCNVYPTPAYTETTTVLPPTRAAATTAATTTTTTTAAAAKTGKLCKWNFI; from the exons ATGTCCAAGACTAGACTGGGTGAGACGCAGGATCGGAGCAGACAAACAAAGGCATCACCACAGCACAATAG TGTGAGTCTTGATAGTTACATTGGCAGAATGACATCATGGAAATGTGTGATCCAGCTGTTTCTCTTT GTGTTCCTGATCATGATCGACCTGTCAAAAGAGGACTGTTACGACCATTTCGACATAAACAACTGG GGAGAATATCTGAATAAGAATGTCACCCTCGTAAAAACTAAGGATTTTAAG GACACAATGGAATGTACTTTAGAGAAAAAGTGCAAACTGGAGAAAGGAATAGCATGTGACTTGCTAAATGACTGCTTTAAGAGG TTCGGACATTTTGAAAACAAGACACAGGCCGGAATTTGTACGGGGGAAACTCAGAATATCTCCTTCTATAACTTCATGTGCATGACGGTTAAAGCTATCAACCACACTGTTGCAG GCTGTGAATTAG ACACTGTATGCAATGTGTATCCAACACCAGCATATACTG AAACGACAACAGTGTTGCCACCAACaagagcagcagcaacaacagcagcaacaacaacaacaacaacaacagcagcagcagcaaaaactGGTAAGCTATGTAAATGGAACTTTATATGA